Proteins from one Microbacterium sp. Root553 genomic window:
- a CDS encoding ABC transporter ATP-binding protein, which translates to MRRPKTTGLTKGPAAPGVAKVDPILVVDAVQRRFGGLTAVDVDHVEIPRGAITALIGPNGAGKTTLFNLLCGFDKPNSGSWSFDGTNLSGVPSFKVARMGQVRTFQLTKSLSLLTVLENMKLGAPNQRGEGFWSSLFPFLWRKQDQEIEVKARELLARFKLDAKEKDFAAALSGGQRKLLEMARALMSDPTLVMLDEPMAGVNPALTQSLLDHILDLKDQGMTVLFVEHDMHMVRHIADWVVVMAEGRVVAEGPPEEVMEDPAVVDAYLGAHQDVDLGAVTGRIPVLADTAAVKLREQIEAEAEAELDADNTQEGRA; encoded by the coding sequence ATCCGCCGCCCCAAGACCACAGGACTCACGAAGGGCCCCGCGGCCCCCGGCGTCGCCAAGGTCGACCCGATCCTCGTCGTCGATGCCGTGCAGCGTCGCTTCGGCGGCCTGACCGCCGTCGACGTGGATCACGTCGAGATCCCCCGCGGCGCCATCACCGCCCTGATCGGGCCGAACGGCGCGGGCAAGACGACCCTGTTCAATCTGCTGTGCGGGTTCGACAAGCCGAACAGCGGATCGTGGTCGTTCGACGGCACGAACCTGTCGGGCGTCCCCTCCTTCAAGGTCGCTCGGATGGGCCAGGTGCGCACGTTCCAGCTGACCAAGTCGCTGTCGCTGCTGACCGTGCTCGAGAACATGAAGCTCGGTGCCCCGAACCAGCGAGGCGAGGGATTCTGGTCGAGCCTGTTCCCGTTCCTGTGGCGAAAGCAGGACCAGGAGATCGAGGTGAAGGCGCGCGAGCTCCTCGCCCGATTCAAGCTCGACGCCAAGGAGAAGGACTTCGCCGCGGCGCTCTCGGGAGGCCAGCGCAAGCTCCTCGAGATGGCCAGGGCGCTGATGAGCGACCCGACGCTGGTGATGCTCGACGAGCCGATGGCCGGCGTCAACCCGGCCTTGACGCAGTCGCTGCTCGACCACATCCTCGACCTCAAGGACCAGGGCATGACCGTGCTCTTCGTCGAGCACGACATGCATATGGTGCGTCACATCGCCGACTGGGTGGTCGTGATGGCCGAGGGGCGCGTGGTGGCCGAGGGGCCACCCGAGGAGGTCATGGAGGATCCGGCCGTCGTGGACGCGTACCTCGGAGCCCATCAGGACGTCGACCTGGGTGCGGTGACCGGACGCATCCCCGTGCTCGCCGACACCGCGGCCGTGAAGCTGCGTGAGCAGATCGAAGCAGAGGCCGAGGCAGAGCTCGACGCCGACAACACCCAGGAGGGACGCGCATGA
- a CDS encoding ABC transporter ATP-binding protein, whose protein sequence is MSADASVQDDHVVVELKDVHAGYLPGVNILNGANLVARKGELIGIIGPNGAGKSTLLKAIFGLVNVRDGEITLNGDSIVGLKADKLVRRGVGFVPQTNNVFPSLSIEENLQMGLYQNPKAYAERLEFVTGIFAELGKRLKQRAGSLSGGERQMVAMSRALMMNPSVLLLDEPSAGLSPVRQDDAFIRVSDINKAGVTTIMVEQNARRCLQICDRGYVLDQGKDAYEGSGRDLLNDPKVIGLYLGTLGTDAA, encoded by the coding sequence ATGAGCGCTGACGCATCCGTGCAGGACGACCACGTCGTCGTCGAGCTGAAGGACGTGCACGCCGGGTACCTGCCGGGGGTGAACATCCTCAACGGCGCGAATCTCGTCGCCCGCAAGGGAGAGCTGATCGGCATCATCGGTCCGAACGGCGCCGGCAAGTCGACCCTGCTGAAGGCGATCTTCGGCCTCGTGAACGTCCGCGACGGCGAGATCACGCTGAACGGCGACAGCATCGTCGGCCTCAAGGCCGACAAGCTCGTCAGACGCGGCGTGGGATTCGTCCCGCAGACGAACAACGTGTTCCCCTCGCTCTCCATCGAGGAGAACCTGCAGATGGGGCTCTACCAGAACCCCAAGGCGTACGCCGAGCGGCTCGAGTTCGTCACCGGAATCTTCGCCGAGCTGGGGAAGCGCCTCAAGCAGCGCGCGGGCTCTCTGTCGGGCGGTGAACGGCAGATGGTCGCGATGTCGCGCGCCCTGATGATGAACCCCTCGGTGCTCCTGCTCGACGAGCCGTCGGCCGGGCTCAGCCCGGTGCGTCAGGACGACGCGTTCATCCGGGTCTCCGACATCAACAAGGCCGGCGTCACGACCATCATGGTCGAGCAGAACGCCAGGCGCTGCCTGCAGATCTGCGACCGCGGCTATGTGCTCGACCAGGGCAAGGACGCCTACGAGGGCAGCGGGCGCGACCTGCTCAACGACCCGAAGGTGATCGGACTGTACCTGGGCACGCTGGGCACCGACGCCGCCTGA
- a CDS encoding ABC transporter substrate-binding protein, which translates to MTSFTRSRSARFLAGVALLSVSAIVVAGCSSTPSDDSSDGGSTSAADLTLKLGSLLPQTGSLAFLGPPMESGVGLAVKEINDAKAGVTIDLTAEDEGDTDTKAYETSITKLQGAGVSAIVGAAASGVSKLILDGNVSAGILQISASNTSPDFTAWDDDGLYFRTAPSDLLQGEVLGNLIAEDGAKSLGIIYQNDAYGTGLDAAIKETFEGTGGEVVAEASFNVGDAQFDAQVETIKAQNPDAVAIVSFDQFKTLAPLLVNAGISADKFYLVDGNLSDYGDEIPVSLEGAQGTKAGPALADDFTDRLQTYWTGEGNSEVKDFTYAAEAYDAVVLVALASLAADSTEGADIAAKMQEVSGGSGDGEKCTSFADCAKIINDGGTADYDGYSGDVTFDEAGDPQGASIGIYKYGADNMIERTN; encoded by the coding sequence ATGACCTCATTCACGCGCTCGCGCAGCGCCCGATTCCTCGCGGGAGTCGCGCTGCTCAGCGTCTCGGCGATCGTCGTCGCAGGCTGCAGCAGCACCCCCTCGGACGACTCGTCCGACGGCGGCAGCACTTCCGCCGCCGATCTGACTCTCAAGCTGGGCTCGCTGCTTCCGCAGACCGGCTCGCTGGCGTTCCTGGGCCCGCCCATGGAGTCCGGCGTGGGCCTCGCGGTCAAGGAGATCAACGACGCCAAGGCGGGTGTGACCATCGACCTCACCGCCGAGGACGAGGGCGACACCGACACCAAGGCCTACGAGACCTCGATCACCAAGCTCCAGGGCGCCGGCGTCTCGGCCATCGTGGGTGCCGCGGCATCCGGTGTCTCCAAGCTGATCCTCGACGGAAACGTCAGCGCAGGCATCCTGCAGATCTCCGCCTCGAACACCTCGCCCGACTTCACCGCGTGGGACGACGACGGACTCTACTTCCGCACCGCCCCCAGCGACCTGCTGCAGGGTGAGGTGCTCGGCAACCTGATCGCCGAGGACGGCGCCAAGTCGCTCGGCATCATCTACCAGAACGACGCGTACGGCACCGGCCTCGACGCGGCGATCAAGGAGACGTTCGAGGGCACCGGTGGCGAGGTCGTCGCGGAGGCGTCGTTCAACGTCGGCGACGCGCAGTTCGACGCACAGGTCGAGACGATCAAGGCGCAGAACCCCGACGCGGTCGCGATCGTGTCGTTCGACCAGTTCAAGACCCTCGCACCGCTGCTGGTGAACGCCGGCATCTCCGCCGACAAGTTCTACCTCGTCGACGGAAACCTGTCGGACTACGGCGACGAGATCCCGGTCTCGCTCGAGGGCGCCCAGGGCACCAAGGCCGGCCCCGCGCTCGCGGACGACTTCACCGACCGTCTGCAGACGTACTGGACGGGTGAGGGCAACTCCGAGGTCAAGGACTTCACCTACGCGGCCGAGGCGTACGACGCCGTCGTACTCGTGGCGCTGGCCTCGCTGGCCGCAGACTCCACCGAGGGCGCGGACATCGCGGCCAAGATGCAGGAGGTCTCGGGCGGTTCGGGCGACGGCGAGAAGTGCACCAGCTTCGCCGACTGCGCCAAGATCATCAACGACGGCGGAACGGCCGACTACGACGGCTACTCCGGTGACGTCACGTTCGACGAGGCGGGCGACCCCCAGGGTGCCTCGATCGGCATCTACAAGTACGGCGCCGACAACATGATCGAGCGCACCAACTGA